A stretch of Carya illinoinensis cultivar Pawnee chromosome 14, C.illinoinensisPawnee_v1, whole genome shotgun sequence DNA encodes these proteins:
- the LOC122293737 gene encoding uncharacterized mitochondrial protein AtMg00810-like — protein MEPNLKLKRDEGDIFNDPTLYRQLVGKLLYLTHTRPNFTHNVHLLSQFMETPRIPNYNAILKVLRYLKGTPGQGLFFPVDSQLNLTAYLDASLVDCPDTRLSTTRFYVFIGKSLVSWKSKKQTTVSRSSAESEYRSIASVVCKLTWLRYLLSDLHVNISGPGTLFCDNLTPHSYSCESHFS, from the coding sequence ATGGAGCcaaatctcaaactcaaaaggGACGAGGGTGACATCTTCAATGATCCTACACTGTATCGTCAACTTGTCGGCAAACTTCTATATCTCACGCACACAAGACCAAATTTCACCCATAATGTGCACTTATTAAGTCAGTTTATGGAGACACCGAGGATTCCTAACTACAATGCAATTCTCAAGGTTCTACGATATTTGAAAGGGACACCAGGTCAGGGACTATTTTTTCCTGTTGATTCACAATTAAATCTCACAGCTTATTTAGATGCAAGTTTGGTGGATTGCCCAGATACAAGACTGTCAACTACCAGATTCTATGTATTCATAGGAAAATCCCTAGTTTCATGGAaatcaaaaaaacaaactacCGTCTCTAGATCGTCTGCAGAATCTGAGTACAGGTCGATAGCATCTGTGGTATGCAAGCTGACTTGGCTACGTTACCTTCTTTCCGATTTGCATGTTAATATTTCTGGACCTGGCACACTGTTTTGTGACAATTTAACACCCCATTCATATAGCTGCGAATCCCATTTTTCATGA
- the LOC122293738 gene encoding uncharacterized protein LOC122293738: MAILENPKLEDPHHPASLYFIQASENASSPLVPELLTTENYVTWSCFMHRALNIKNKLSFLESKISKPLDLDPLFLPWERCNDMIIAWLQNSVSPDLRPTITHAETVAEVRSDPRERFSIQNAPRIFQLTKVVSSLTQDNDSVSIYYNKLKGYWDELEIFEPMPLCT, encoded by the coding sequence ATGGCTATTCTTGAGAACCCCAAACTCGAGGATCCTCATCACCCAGCCAGTCTGTATTTCATTCAGGCTAGTGAGAACGCCTCATCTCCATTGGTCCCCGAGTTACTCACTACTGAAAACTATGTTACCTGGTCTTGCTTCATGCATAGAGctctaaacataaaaaataagctTAGTTTCCTCGAGAGTAAGATTTCCAAGCCTCTGGATTTAGATCCTTTGTTCCTCCCATGGGAAAGATGCAATGATATGATCATTGCATGGCTCCAAAATTCTGTCAGTCCAGACCTTCGACCTACAATTACCCATGCCGAGACAGTAGCAGAGGTAAGGAGTGATCCCCGTGAGCGCTTCTCTATACAGAATGCTCCTCGTATTTTCCAACTCACGAAAGTTGTGTCTTCCTTAACTCAAGATAATGATTCTGTGAGCATTTACTACAATAAGCTCAAAGGGTATTGGGATGAACTCGAGATATTCGAGCCCATGCCTCTGTGTACCTGA